A DNA window from Chiloscyllium plagiosum isolate BGI_BamShark_2017 chromosome 9, ASM401019v2, whole genome shotgun sequence contains the following coding sequences:
- the LOC122553248 gene encoding shieldin complex subunit 1-like: protein MMIAFKDSSHSNSEDCNSSIGIAELHTNTEGEHRHIKLAQIMEHFYKDAGERKLVESDPVSEQIAHLLTSKISQLKEKGGGQYLLRSFQMALVLLSKHGANIFKIGNCRGGHFSSSVNSAEFSSLPGLSKDVVCFIQQEISKSANTMI, encoded by the coding sequence ACTCCAGCCACTCAAACTCTGAAGATTGCAACTCCTCCATTGGGatagcagaattgcacacaaacaCAGAAGGTGAGCATCGGCATATCAAGCTTGCACAGATAATGGAACATTTTTACAAAGATGCAGGAGAAAGGAAATTGGTGGAGTCTGACCCTGTGTCAGAACAAATTGCACATCTGCTGACCTCAAAGATTTCACAACTGAAAGAAAAGGGAGGTGGTCAGTATTTGCTGCGAAGCTTCCAAATGGCCCTTGTTTTGCTTTCTAAGCATGGTGCCAACATCTTCAAAATAGGAAATTGTAGAGGTGGGCATTTCTCCTCCTCCGTCAATTCtgcagaattcagctctttgccTGGACTCTCAAAGGATGTTGTCTGTTTTATTCAGCAGGAGATTTcaaaatctgcaaatacaatgatatga